Proteins from one Mycobacterium sp. SMC-2 genomic window:
- a CDS encoding MCE family protein: MLIVGVVCFVWVCSALFGGTFRSYVPVTLTSDRSGLVMETGAKVKLRGVQVGRVAAVTGGNGPASLKLEIDPDQIKRIPANVEAQIRATTAFGSKYVDLIYPDHPSPQRLAAGAVLRSSNVSTEVNTVFQNLVGVLKQIEPAKLNAVLGALAEGVRGQGQRIGEATTDADQVLQAVNPRMDAVRQDFRSFAEFSQTYSAAAHDILTVLDSASTTSSTITTQASELDALLLATIGFSRAGSDLLGPTENNLIRSIDLLEPTTDLLLKYNPEYTCTLQGGLWLLQNGGWEETGGLNGYSVITDAGLLFGDDPYKYPDNLPIVAAKGGPGGKPGCGSLPDASKNFPVRYLVTNTGWGTGLDVRPNPGIGHPWWIDYFPVTRAVPEPPSIRGVKPPAIGPVPYPGAPPYGAPLYGPDGTPLYPGVPPPPPPAPEPAPAAPATGAEPPPTP; this comes from the coding sequence ATGCTGATCGTCGGTGTCGTGTGCTTCGTCTGGGTGTGCTCGGCGTTGTTCGGCGGAACATTCCGGTCATACGTCCCGGTCACATTGACCTCCGATCGCTCGGGTCTGGTGATGGAGACCGGGGCCAAGGTCAAACTGCGCGGCGTTCAAGTCGGCCGGGTCGCGGCGGTGACAGGCGGGAACGGACCGGCGAGTTTGAAGCTGGAGATCGACCCCGATCAGATCAAACGCATCCCGGCCAATGTGGAGGCGCAGATCCGCGCCACGACGGCGTTCGGTTCGAAGTACGTCGACCTCATCTATCCGGACCACCCCAGCCCACAGCGGCTGGCCGCCGGGGCGGTGCTGCGGTCGAGCAACGTCAGCACCGAGGTGAACACGGTGTTCCAGAACCTTGTCGGGGTGCTGAAGCAGATCGAACCGGCCAAACTCAACGCGGTGCTGGGCGCGCTCGCCGAGGGGGTGCGCGGCCAGGGGCAGCGCATCGGCGAAGCCACCACCGATGCCGACCAGGTGCTGCAGGCGGTCAACCCGCGGATGGACGCCGTACGGCAGGACTTCCGCTCGTTTGCGGAATTCAGCCAGACCTACAGCGCGGCCGCCCACGACATCCTCACAGTTCTCGACTCCGCAAGCACCACCAGCAGCACCATCACCACTCAGGCCTCCGAACTCGATGCCCTGCTGCTGGCGACCATCGGGTTCTCGCGGGCCGGCAGCGACCTGCTCGGGCCCACCGAGAACAACCTGATTCGCTCGATCGATTTGCTGGAGCCCACGACCGACCTGCTGTTGAAGTACAACCCGGAGTACACCTGCACGCTGCAGGGCGGGTTGTGGCTCCTGCAAAACGGCGGCTGGGAGGAAACCGGCGGCCTGAACGGTTATTCGGTGATCACCGACGCGGGCTTGCTATTCGGTGACGACCCTTACAAATATCCGGACAACTTGCCGATCGTTGCTGCCAAGGGCGGACCTGGCGGTAAGCCCGGGTGCGGATCGCTGCCGGATGCCAGCAAGAACTTTCCGGTGCGCTATCTGGTGACCAACACCGGTTGGGGCACCGGCCTCGACGTCCGGCCGAACCCGGGTATCGGGCACCCGTGGTGGATCGACTACTTCCCCGTTACTAGGGCTGTGCCGGAGCCGCCCAGCATCCGTGGGGTGAAACCCCCGGCCATCGGCCCGGTGCCTTACCCGGGTGCGCCACCGTACGGCGCGCCGCTGTACGGCCCGGACGGGACGCCGCTCTATCCGGGGGTTCCGCCGCCCCCACCGCCAGCTCCCGAGCCGGCACCGGCGGCGCCGGCGACCGGCGCGGAACCCCCGCCAACACCCTGA
- a CDS encoding ABC transporter permease translates to MSLAVPSTLYPQLRRLVTKLVYGWDRVGAQTQFYGKTLGASGTALANYRSEVVRLIAQMSLGTGALAIIGGTVVIVGFLTLAAGSIIAIQGYNSLANIGVEALTGFISAYVNVRLIAPLVAGIGLSATIGAGATAQLGAMRINEEIDALEAMGIRSIPYLASTRVLAGMIVVIPLYCVAVLMSFLAARFGTTAVYGQSAGVYDHYFYTFLNPTDLVWSFFLALCMAIVVMLVHTFYGFTASGGPAGVGEAVGRAVRTSLVSAVFVTLFVSLAIYGQSGGLNFSG, encoded by the coding sequence GTGAGCCTCGCCGTTCCCAGCACGCTGTATCCCCAGCTACGCCGGCTGGTGACGAAGTTGGTCTACGGCTGGGACCGCGTCGGAGCCCAGACACAGTTCTACGGCAAGACCCTCGGCGCATCCGGGACTGCTCTGGCGAATTACAGGTCAGAAGTGGTGCGGCTGATCGCACAGATGAGCCTGGGCACCGGCGCCCTGGCGATCATCGGCGGCACCGTGGTGATTGTCGGCTTCTTGACTCTGGCGGCTGGCTCGATCATCGCGATCCAGGGCTACAACTCTCTTGCCAACATCGGCGTCGAGGCCCTGACCGGCTTCATCTCCGCTTACGTCAACGTACGTCTCATCGCACCGTTGGTGGCCGGCATCGGCCTGTCCGCGACCATCGGCGCCGGTGCCACCGCGCAGCTGGGGGCGATGCGGATCAATGAGGAGATCGATGCGCTCGAGGCGATGGGAATCCGATCGATTCCCTACCTGGCGTCGACGCGGGTTCTCGCCGGGATGATCGTGGTGATTCCGCTGTACTGCGTCGCGGTATTGATGTCGTTCCTGGCCGCCCGTTTCGGTACCACCGCGGTCTACGGCCAGTCGGCGGGCGTCTACGACCACTACTTCTACACGTTCCTCAATCCCACCGATCTGGTCTGGTCGTTCTTTCTGGCTTTATGCATGGCCATCGTCGTCATGCTCGTGCACACCTTCTATGGCTTCACCGCATCTGGTGGGCCGGCTGGGGTGGGCGAGGCGGTCGGCCGGGCGGTACGTACCTCGCTGGTTTCCGCGGTATTCGTGACCCTGTTTGTCTCGCTGGCGATTTATGGCCAGTCCGGCGGCTTGAACTTCTCTGGGTAG